In Nymphaea colorata isolate Beijing-Zhang1983 chromosome 3, ASM883128v2, whole genome shotgun sequence, a genomic segment contains:
- the LOC116251568 gene encoding uncharacterized protein LOC116251568 isoform X2 translates to MASFTVEEFVGDGVLKEILPKLVEDGWDDVPTLKTMNSQDMDASNMTTRQRDALEIRSYLHNLSLMQYADRLEASGKPLAELLNCNASVLSYQFGMKRGHIARFIGGTATCGISMNSPYRKRTPSVCTDDSRNKLSFSSSQKSQTSPLSYRSTSGLSDKSVGEFRSKEGYSFKGIIASAPAEPRLCGLIKPLPIANDIAPYSMIDNITVEKLAPEYKFGMKPLVKLKTTTVRASKLWHDRPAVLLCLRRPGCIMCRAEAHQLYSKKPFFDAMGVQLIAVVHEQIEAEVKDFWPRYWGGMVVLDRRKGFFKALGGGKLLTDNILTGFLLNPRAVANYWRAKASGLKYNFNGDGNTSGGLFVVGSGKSGIAYQFVERNFGDWAPIAEVIEICSRLQK, encoded by the exons ATGGCGTCCTTCACAGTGGAGGAGTTTGTTGGTGACGGAGTTCTCAAGGAGATACTCCCCAAGCTTGTTGAAGATGGCTGGGATGATGTCCCTACTCTCAAGACGATGAACTCTCAAGACATGGATGCTTCCAACATGACTACCAGACAGaga GATGCACTGGAAATCAGATCATATTTGCATAACCTATCATTAATGCAATACGCTGATAGACTGGAGGCGTCTGGAAAGCCATTGGCAGAACTTCTGAACTGTAATGCTAGTGTCCTTTCTTATCAATTTGGCATGAAGAGAGGCCACATTGCCCGTTTCATTGGTGGAACCGCTACTTGTGGAATCTCCATGAATTCCCCATATAGAAAAAGAACTCCTTCTGTTTGTACAGATGACAGCAGAAATAAGCTCAGTTTTAGCTCATCTCAAAAGAGTCAGACTTCCCCTCTGAGTTACAGGTCTACCTCGGGCTTAAGTGACAAATCTGTTGGGGAATTCAGGAGCAAAGAGGGGTATTCTTTCAAGGGTATCATTGCATCAGCACCTGCAGAGCCAAGACTTTGTGGTCTCATAAAACCTCTTCCTATTGCTAATGACATTGCACCTTACTCCATGATTGACAATATCACTGTTGAGAAACTAGCACCTGAGTATAAGTTTGGTATGAAGCCATTGGTGAAACTGAAGACGACGACAGTGAGGGCTTCCAAACTGTGGCACGATAGACCTGCTGTATTGCTCTGTCTACGACGCCCAGG GTGCATAATGTGCAGAGCAGAAGCTCACCAACTCTATTCAAAGAAACCGTTTTTTGATGCAATGGGAGTGCAACTCATTGCTGTTGTTCATGAGCAAATAGAGGCAGAG GTCAAAGACTTCTGGCCTCGTTATTGGGGCGGGATGGTGGTCTTGGATAGACGCAAGGGCTTCTTCAAAGCCCTTGGTGGAGGGAAGTTGCTAACAGACAATATTTTAACAGGGTTCCTCCTGAACCCACGGGCCGTTGCAAATTATTGGCGTGCCAAAGCTTCTGGTTTGAAATACAATTTTAATGGTGATGGAAACACCAGCGGTGGGCTCTTTGTAGTTGGTAGCGGGAAAAGTGGCATTGCTTACCAGTTTGTTGAGAGGAATTTTGGAGATTGGGCCCCCATTGCTGAAGTTATTGAGATCTGCAGCCGGCTACAG AAGTAG
- the LOC116251568 gene encoding uncharacterized protein LOC116251568 isoform X1 encodes MASFTVEEFVGDGVLKEILPKLVEDGWDDVPTLKTMNSQDMDASNMTTRQRDALEIRSYLHNLSLMQYADRLEASGKPLAELLNCNASVLSYQFGMKRGHIARFIGGTATCGISMNSPYRKRTPSVCTDDSRNKLSFSSSQKSQTSPLSYRSTSGLSDKSVGEFRSKEGYSFKGIIASAPAEPRLCGLIKPLPIANDIAPYSMIDNITVEKLAPEYKFGMKPLVKLKTTTVRASKLWHDRPAVLLCLRRPGCIMCRAEAHQLYSKKPFFDAMGVQLIAVVHEQIEAEVKDFWPRYWGGMVVLDRRKGFFKALGGGKLLTDNILTGFLLNPRAVANYWRAKASGLKYNFNGDGNTSGGLFVVGSGKSGIAYQFVERNFGDWAPIAEVIEICSRLQLCRSSQVKTFE; translated from the exons ATGGCGTCCTTCACAGTGGAGGAGTTTGTTGGTGACGGAGTTCTCAAGGAGATACTCCCCAAGCTTGTTGAAGATGGCTGGGATGATGTCCCTACTCTCAAGACGATGAACTCTCAAGACATGGATGCTTCCAACATGACTACCAGACAGaga GATGCACTGGAAATCAGATCATATTTGCATAACCTATCATTAATGCAATACGCTGATAGACTGGAGGCGTCTGGAAAGCCATTGGCAGAACTTCTGAACTGTAATGCTAGTGTCCTTTCTTATCAATTTGGCATGAAGAGAGGCCACATTGCCCGTTTCATTGGTGGAACCGCTACTTGTGGAATCTCCATGAATTCCCCATATAGAAAAAGAACTCCTTCTGTTTGTACAGATGACAGCAGAAATAAGCTCAGTTTTAGCTCATCTCAAAAGAGTCAGACTTCCCCTCTGAGTTACAGGTCTACCTCGGGCTTAAGTGACAAATCTGTTGGGGAATTCAGGAGCAAAGAGGGGTATTCTTTCAAGGGTATCATTGCATCAGCACCTGCAGAGCCAAGACTTTGTGGTCTCATAAAACCTCTTCCTATTGCTAATGACATTGCACCTTACTCCATGATTGACAATATCACTGTTGAGAAACTAGCACCTGAGTATAAGTTTGGTATGAAGCCATTGGTGAAACTGAAGACGACGACAGTGAGGGCTTCCAAACTGTGGCACGATAGACCTGCTGTATTGCTCTGTCTACGACGCCCAGG GTGCATAATGTGCAGAGCAGAAGCTCACCAACTCTATTCAAAGAAACCGTTTTTTGATGCAATGGGAGTGCAACTCATTGCTGTTGTTCATGAGCAAATAGAGGCAGAG GTCAAAGACTTCTGGCCTCGTTATTGGGGCGGGATGGTGGTCTTGGATAGACGCAAGGGCTTCTTCAAAGCCCTTGGTGGAGGGAAGTTGCTAACAGACAATATTTTAACAGGGTTCCTCCTGAACCCACGGGCCGTTGCAAATTATTGGCGTGCCAAAGCTTCTGGTTTGAAATACAATTTTAATGGTGATGGAAACACCAGCGGTGGGCTCTTTGTAGTTGGTAGCGGGAAAAGTGGCATTGCTTACCAGTTTGTTGAGAGGAATTTTGGAGATTGGGCCCCCATTGCTGAAGTTATTGAGATCTGCAGCCGGCTACAG TTATGCAGAAGTAGCCAAGTAAAGACCTTTGAATGA
- the LOC116249920 gene encoding putative pentatricopeptide repeat-containing protein At1g68930: MRSFPLKPRSSSTSLYCRPSVQIFHLSTKTASLSPGRTKSPVSDYYAALLRVCIDTNKPKEGKKLHGRIIRTVAHPETYLSNNIVNMYARLGDLRQAREVFDRIPQPNLFSWNTMLAGYAKSGCTREMEILFHEMPDKDGVSWNSMIMGYANRGLAYNSLDVYRSMRRESYLPNRITFSTLLILSTGHFDIILGREIHGQIIRVGLESIVFVGSPLVDMYSKFGCIEDACRAFEEVSERNTVLSNTMITGYFRCGMIEHARTIFSEMKDKDSITWTTVVSGYMQNGCAQEAIDVFRDMKFEHVAADQFTFGGVLTACGSLLCLEQGKQVHAHIIRTGHQNNIFVGSALVDMYSKCKNIKYAELVFSRMPEKNIVSWTAMLVGYAQNGFNEEAMRLFLEMQRNEIEPDDFTLGSVLSACANLASVEEGTQFHSYSLVSGLASFVTVANSIVTMYAKCGIIEDAHRFFDEMIQRDEVSWTALIVGYAQQGSGKESIDLYEKMVAGGLKPDGVTFVGVLSACSRAGMIEKGRYYFSLLKEQGVVHTSDHYTCMIDLLGRVGKLEEAEKFIKEMPYQPDAVGWSTLLSSCRIHGNLRIGKWAAESLLQLEPQNPASYILLSSIYAAQGQWEDVANLRRGMRMKNVKKEPGCSWIKYKNQWHIFAAGDRTHLCSGQIYAELENLNLKMVAEGYIPDTDSVLHDVEETQKEQMLCYHSERLAIAFGLIFIPHGLPIRVVKNLRVCLDCHTATKFISKIVGRDILVRDTARFHRFKDGICSCGDFW, from the coding sequence ATGAGATCATTCCCACTGAAACCTAGATCAAGCTCTACGTCTCTGTATTGTCGCCCTTCCGTTCAGATATTTCATTTATCAACTAAAACAGCATCTTTGTCTCCCGGGAGGACCAAGTCCCCTGTTTCAGACTACTACGCAGCTTTGCTGAGAGTTTGCATTGACACCAacaagccaaaagaaggaaagaagctCCATGGACGCATCATTCGCACTGTGGCTCACCCAGAAACGTATCTCTCGAACAACATTGTCAACATGTATGCGCGGCTTGGAGACTTGCGCCAGGCACGCGAAGTATTCGATAGAATTCCTCAACCAAATCTTTTCTCGTGGAACACCATGCTCGCGGGGTATGCAAAGTCTGGGTGCACTAGGGAGATGGAGATACTGTTCCATGAAATGCCAGATAAAGATGGTGTATCCTGGAATTCGATGATAATGGGTTACGCAAATCGCGGCCTAGCTTACAACTCTCTGGATGTTTACAGGTCAATGAGGAGAGAAAGCTATCTTCCTAATCGTATCACATTCTCCACATTGCTAATTTTGTCAACGGGTCATTTTGATATTATATTGGGCAGAGAGATTCATGGGCAGATCATAAGAGTAGGGCTGGAGTCGATAGTTTTTGTGGGCAGTCCACTGGTTGATATGTACTCGAAATTTGGATGTATAGAGGACGCGTGCCGAGCATTTGAAGAAGTTAGTGAGAGAAATACTGTTTTGTCTAACACCATGATCACAGGGTACTTCAGATGTGGGATGATCGAACATGCTAGAACAATTTTCAGTGAAATGAAGGATAAAGACTCCATCACTTGGACGACGGTTGTTTCCGGATACATGCAGAATGGTTGTGCACAGGAAGCCATTGATGTTTTCAGAGACATGAAGTTTGAACACGTAGCAGCTGACCAGTTCACCTTCGGCGGCGTCTTGACTGCTTGTGGCAGTCTTTTGTGTTTGGAGCAGGGAAAGCAAGTTCATGCTCATATAATCAGGACTGGTCATCAGAACAATATTTTCGTTGGAAGTGCTCTTGTAGATATGTATTCTAaatgtaaaaatataaaatatgcaGAGTTGGTTTTCTCAAGAATGCCGGAAAAGAATATAGTGTCGTGGACTGCAATGCTTGTTGGCTATGCACAGAATGGTTTTAATGAAGAAGCAATGAGACTTTTCTTGGAGatgcaaagaaatgaaatcGAACCTGATGATTTCACACTCGGAAGCGTTTTAAGTGCCTGTGCTAATCTTGCATCGGTTGAAGAGGGAACACAGTTTCACAGCTACTCACTAGTCTCAGGGTTAGCTTCTTTTGTGACCGTAGCTAATTCCATTGTCACGATGTATGCTAAATGTGGTATCATAGAAGATGCTCATAGATTCTTTGATGAAATGATTCAAAGAGACGAAGTCTCTTGGACGGCCCTTATTGTGGGGTACGCACAACAAGGCAGTGGGAAAGAAAGCATAGATTTGTATGAGAAAATGGTTGCTGGTGGTCTGAAACCAGATGGCGTTACTTTTGTTGGTGTTCTTTCTGCTTGCAGTAGAGCGGGCATGATTGAGAAAGGTCGTTACTATTTCTCGTTGCTAAAAGAGCAAGGTGTAGTTCACACATCCGATCACTATACTTGCATGATTGACCTGCTTGGCCGAGTTGGAAAACTagaagaagcagaaaaatttataaaagagaTGCCGTACCAACCAGATGCAGTTGGGTGGTCCACCCTTCTTAGTTCATGTAGGATTCATGGTAATTTAAGAATAGGTAAGTGGGCAGCTGAGTCTCTGCTCCAGCTTGAACCTCAGAATCCTGCCAGTTATATTTTGTTGTCCAGCATTTATGCTGCTCAAGGACAGTGGGAGGATGTGGCTAATTTGAGAAGGGGCATGAGGATGAAGAACGTGAAAAAGGAGCCAGGATGCAGCTGGATCAAGTATAAGAACCAGTGGCATATCTTTGCAGCTGGTGATCGAACTCACCTATGTTCCGGACAGATATATGCGGAGCTAGAGAATCTCAACCTTAAGATGGTTGCAGAAGGCTATATACCAGACACGGACTCGGTGCTTCACGATGTGGAGGAAACACAAAAGGAGCAGATGCTTTGTTACCACAGTGAAAGGCTTGCAATTGCTTTTGGCTTGATTTTTATACCACATGGCTTGCCTATAAGAGTGGTAAAGAACCTTAGAGTTTGTCTAGATTGTCATACTGCTACGAAGTTTATTTCTAAGATTGTTGGCCGAGATATACTTGTCAGAGACACTGCTCGGTTTCATCGTTTCAAAGATGGCATCTGCTCATGTGGAGATTTCTGGTAA